From Opitutaceae bacterium, the proteins below share one genomic window:
- a CDS encoding UTP--glucose-1-phosphate uridylyltransferase — protein MDTILISLVENRPVKGPIRSFEQWCAQADAPALLAALEDLETYRRTADNFYHRVRSIFFLYAIHRFFLPPHLGDRTVGRIPFEGFDHCLARRYEEAIASFRRVQQADGSSDALSSALAMAYHSLAFKTLASQVQKSVRAVRGNRWMFRMGHALDHPLRIRPEMLARESPRDPRPVLFEETPVRMDLSHSAWSDIFFLGMDFPEGARVLNVSVDLGVHGRDAEVRPPVSAYLRVIDEPVLRLSSLDLEASADLSHLADVFDFAKDYLGLLKAAVIASGIVPAGLEGSGQPLAAVLGRILGPGKGLELTSHVRDIPKGSRLAVSTNLLACLIALCMRATGQTRSLTGPLNEDERRTVAGRAILGEWLGGSGGGWQDSGGVWPGIKLIEGEMAREGDVEFGTSRGRLLPRHTLLDRSRVSAESRQALQDGLVLVHGGMSQNVGPILEMVTEKYLLQLDRETVARREAGEILDRIVRSLEKGELSSLGELTTRNFMGPLQTIIPWASTAYTERLITDARNALGRAYRGFWMLGGMSGGGMGFMVDPQDKAATQEKLLRIMREAKADYEEALPFAMDPVVYDFAINETGTTARLRSGRDAAIAPEYYLMMVPRWIRQDPRLLTQTQRSDLETFRIQHLSTNSSLAADLAARLVPKPDLEEEGDARTLPELLLTHGFDPVQHERIRADLESGRIGLSRNRLPPSAQIDDVRPGDVEDLTGANRDSSDVRRGEKALREGRVAVITLAAGAGSRWTQGAGTVKALHPFARLAGRHRSFIEVHLAKTRRAGRLHGTIPPHLITTSYLTQGPIQRFIDRHEGFGLGEAIRLSPGRSIGLRFVPTVRDLRFAWEEVAQQQLDAQQEKVRQSLRRALIDWAQQTGEATDYRDNLPLQCLHPVGHWYEVANLLLNGTLRDLLKIRPGLSTLLLHNIDTLGADLDPAVLGRHLATGAALSIEVIARRIEDRGGGLARINGQLRLIEGLALPREEDEFKLSYYNTLTSWIEIDAVLRRFGLDRDDLDQAGKVQEGVRTLAERMPTYVTIKDVKKRWGHGQEDIFPVAQFEKLWGDMTVLPDLDCRFFVVARSRGQQLKDQAQLDGWLRDGSAAHLESLCAWD, from the coding sequence GTGGACACGATTCTTATCAGTCTGGTCGAGAATCGGCCGGTCAAGGGCCCCATCCGTTCCTTTGAGCAATGGTGCGCGCAGGCCGATGCCCCCGCTTTGCTGGCCGCTCTCGAAGACCTCGAGACCTACCGGCGCACCGCGGACAATTTCTACCACCGCGTCCGGTCCATCTTTTTTCTCTACGCCATTCACCGCTTCTTCCTGCCCCCTCATCTCGGCGACCGAACGGTGGGGCGCATTCCGTTCGAGGGATTTGACCATTGCCTGGCCCGCCGCTACGAGGAGGCCATTGCCAGCTTTCGACGGGTCCAGCAGGCAGACGGCAGTTCCGACGCCCTGAGCAGCGCCCTGGCCATGGCCTACCACAGCCTGGCGTTCAAGACCCTCGCCAGCCAGGTCCAGAAGTCGGTCCGGGCCGTCCGGGGCAACCGCTGGATGTTCCGGATGGGGCACGCCCTCGACCACCCCCTGCGCATCCGGCCGGAAATGCTGGCCCGGGAGTCGCCGCGCGATCCCCGCCCCGTCCTCTTTGAAGAGACACCGGTCCGCATGGACCTCAGTCACAGCGCCTGGAGCGACATCTTTTTTCTCGGGATGGATTTCCCGGAAGGCGCCCGGGTGCTCAATGTCTCGGTGGATCTCGGGGTTCACGGACGCGACGCCGAAGTACGCCCCCCTGTCTCCGCCTACCTCCGCGTCATTGACGAACCGGTTCTGCGTCTCTCCAGTCTCGATCTCGAGGCCAGCGCCGACCTGAGCCACCTCGCCGACGTCTTTGACTTTGCCAAGGACTACCTCGGCCTGCTCAAAGCCGCCGTCATCGCTTCGGGCATCGTCCCGGCCGGCCTCGAAGGCTCGGGCCAGCCGCTGGCCGCGGTGCTCGGGCGCATCCTCGGACCCGGGAAAGGACTCGAATTGACCAGCCATGTCCGGGACATCCCGAAAGGATCCCGTCTCGCCGTGTCGACCAACCTCCTCGCCTGCCTGATCGCCCTCTGCATGCGGGCCACCGGCCAGACCCGCTCGCTCACCGGCCCGCTCAATGAAGACGAGCGGCGCACGGTCGCCGGGCGAGCCATTCTCGGCGAGTGGCTCGGCGGATCCGGCGGCGGCTGGCAGGATTCGGGCGGGGTCTGGCCCGGCATCAAGCTGATTGAAGGGGAGATGGCCCGGGAGGGAGACGTCGAATTCGGAACCAGCCGGGGCCGGCTGCTGCCCCGCCACACCCTGCTCGACCGCAGCCGTGTATCCGCAGAATCCCGACAAGCCCTCCAGGACGGACTGGTCCTCGTTCATGGCGGCATGTCCCAGAACGTCGGCCCCATCCTCGAGATGGTCACCGAGAAGTACCTCCTCCAGCTCGATCGCGAAACCGTCGCCCGCCGGGAAGCCGGCGAAATCCTCGACCGGATCGTCCGTTCCCTCGAAAAGGGCGAGCTCTCCTCCCTCGGCGAACTGACCACACGCAATTTCATGGGGCCGCTCCAGACGATCATCCCCTGGGCCAGCACCGCCTATACCGAACGATTGATCACCGATGCCCGGAACGCGCTGGGCCGGGCCTACCGGGGATTCTGGATGCTCGGCGGGATGTCGGGGGGCGGGATGGGATTCATGGTTGATCCGCAGGACAAGGCCGCCACCCAGGAAAAGCTGCTCCGGATCATGCGCGAGGCCAAGGCGGACTATGAAGAGGCCCTCCCGTTTGCGATGGACCCGGTGGTCTACGACTTTGCCATCAATGAGACCGGCACGACCGCCCGGCTCCGGTCCGGGAGGGACGCAGCCATCGCTCCGGAATACTACCTCATGATGGTCCCCCGCTGGATCCGACAGGACCCCCGCCTCCTCACTCAGACGCAGCGCAGCGACCTCGAGACCTTCCGCATCCAACATTTGAGTACGAATTCCAGCCTGGCGGCCGATCTGGCCGCCCGCCTCGTCCCGAAGCCCGACCTGGAGGAGGAGGGCGATGCCCGGACCCTCCCGGAGCTCCTCCTCACCCACGGATTCGACCCGGTCCAGCACGAACGGATCCGCGCCGACCTGGAGAGCGGTCGCATCGGCCTGTCCCGGAATCGCCTGCCGCCCAGTGCCCAGATCGACGATGTCCGTCCCGGCGATGTCGAGGACCTGACCGGCGCCAACCGTGATTCCTCCGATGTCCGGAGGGGCGAAAAGGCCCTGCGCGAGGGCCGGGTTGCAGTCATTACCCTGGCGGCCGGAGCCGGCAGTCGCTGGACCCAGGGTGCCGGCACGGTCAAGGCGCTCCATCCCTTCGCCCGGCTGGCCGGGCGCCACCGGAGTTTCATCGAGGTGCACCTGGCCAAGACCCGTCGGGCGGGCCGGCTCCATGGGACCATCCCGCCCCATCTCATCACCACCAGTTACCTGACCCAGGGGCCGATCCAGCGGTTCATCGATCGGCACGAAGGGTTCGGGCTCGGGGAAGCCATTCGCCTGTCCCCGGGGCGGTCGATCGGGCTGCGTTTTGTCCCGACCGTTCGCGACCTGCGCTTCGCCTGGGAGGAAGTGGCCCAGCAACAACTGGACGCCCAGCAGGAAAAGGTGCGGCAGAGCCTTCGCCGGGCTCTCATCGACTGGGCGCAACAGACCGGAGAGGCGACCGATTACCGGGACAATCTCCCCCTCCAGTGCCTCCACCCGGTCGGCCATTGGTACGAGGTGGCCAATCTGCTGCTCAACGGCACCCTGCGCGACCTGCTGAAGATCCGGCCCGGGCTATCGACCCTCCTTTTGCACAATATCGACACGCTCGGCGCGGATCTCGATCCGGCCGTTCTCGGACGTCACCTGGCGACCGGGGCCGCCCTGAGTATCGAGGTCATTGCCAGGCGGATCGAAGACCGCGGCGGAGGACTTGCCCGGATCAACGGGCAACTCCGGCTGATCGAGGGCCTCGCCCTGCCCCGCGAGGAAGACGAGTTCAAACTCTCCTACTACAACACCCTCACCTCATGGATCGAAATTGACGCCGTTCTGCGGCGGTTCGGCCTGGATCGCGACGACCTCGATCAGGCCGGGAAGGTTCAGGAAGGTGTCCGTACCCTCGCCGAGCGCATGCCGACCTACGTGACGATCAAAGACGTCAAGAAGCGCTGGGGACATGGGCAGGAGGATATCTTCCCGGTCGCTCAGTTCGAGAAGCTCTGGGGCGACATGACCGTGCTGCCCGACCTGGATTGCCGCTTCTTTGTCGTGGCCCGTTCCCGCGGCCAGCAGCTCAAGGACCAGGCTCAACTCGACGGGTGGCTTCGCGACGGATCCGCGGCACACCTGGAGTCCCTCTGCGCCTGGGATTGA
- a CDS encoding sugar phosphate nucleotidyltransferase, which yields MPFKVKRAIITAAGPKQRHLPLHTLTDEAGRQSSVIHLLVEEVLQAGVEEIGLILAPGDRRDYAAALVEYKERVHFIEQKKPLGYGDAVLHGREFASGEPFLLQVSDHLYLSGSPTSCTRQLIEIAEAADCSVSAVQSTHESQLPYYGTISGNVLPNRDGMYQIEKIFEKPTPTVAEQECVVPGLRHGYYLCFFGMHILSPTVFDLLQSEADARAGEPFGLSPSLNALAAGERFLATELNGRRANLEVQFGFLRAQVALGLHGSNREEVLSLLTEELAHAMSRGNLQAPGQ from the coding sequence ATGCCCTTCAAGGTCAAACGCGCCATCATCACGGCTGCCGGTCCCAAGCAGCGTCATCTTCCCCTCCATACCCTGACCGACGAAGCGGGACGCCAGTCCAGCGTCATTCACCTTCTGGTTGAGGAAGTCCTCCAGGCCGGAGTAGAGGAGATCGGACTCATTCTCGCGCCCGGTGACCGTCGCGATTATGCGGCCGCGCTCGTCGAATACAAGGAGCGGGTCCACTTCATCGAACAGAAGAAGCCGCTCGGCTACGGTGATGCGGTCCTCCACGGACGCGAGTTCGCCTCGGGCGAGCCTTTCCTCCTGCAGGTCAGCGATCATCTTTACCTCAGCGGAAGTCCCACCAGCTGCACGCGCCAGTTGATCGAGATCGCCGAAGCGGCGGACTGTTCGGTCTCCGCCGTTCAGTCGACCCACGAGAGTCAACTTCCCTACTACGGCACCATCAGCGGCAATGTCCTGCCCAACCGCGACGGGATGTATCAGATCGAAAAGATCTTCGAGAAGCCCACCCCCACCGTGGCGGAACAGGAGTGCGTGGTGCCGGGCTTGCGCCACGGCTATTACCTCTGCTTTTTCGGCATGCACATCCTTTCCCCGACCGTCTTCGACCTTCTGCAATCCGAAGCCGATGCCCGGGCCGGCGAACCGTTCGGACTCTCCCCTTCCCTCAATGCCCTCGCGGCCGGCGAACGTTTTCTGGCGACCGAACTCAACGGCCGGCGGGCCAATCTCGAAGTCCAGTTCGGCTTCCTCCGGGCTCAGGTCGCCCTCGGCCTGCACGGTTCGAATCGGGAGGAGGTCCTCAGCCTCCTGACCGAAGAACTGGCCCATGCCATGAGCCGCGGAAATCTCCAGGCGCCCGGGCAATAG
- a CDS encoding LacI family DNA-binding transcriptional regulator, translating into MPNKIRASLKDIATETGLSISTVSEALRHSPKVRPETRKLVEDAAARLHYKPNPLVTALMSQVREAKQPTDSLVLALIDAADRNQPQSVSPWNRRVIEGASHRASILGCKTEVFSLRKDSMTEERINQIILARGIQGVLVLSMPNPLSELKLDFDQFSLATIAYSLRHPRLHRVCADHGRGMRLALKKVTDLGYNRVGLYSDRETELRVNHQMLASHYWYNQQIPEEFRIPPLVSDFYAKDEFDAWFDRWKPDAIISPRDFVVTWLNERGVKVPEEVGFASLNLTEGGLPASGWNQRPDLQGEAAVETIMDQLNRNERGIPENPKTILLEGEWTEGPTLVSKPRPGLGRLGKLFISV; encoded by the coding sequence ATGCCCAACAAAATCCGAGCATCCCTCAAAGACATCGCCACGGAGACCGGCCTGTCGATCTCGACGGTTTCGGAGGCTCTCCGCCACAGCCCGAAGGTCCGGCCCGAAACCCGGAAGCTGGTCGAAGATGCAGCTGCGCGCCTTCACTACAAACCCAACCCCCTTGTCACCGCGCTGATGTCCCAGGTGCGGGAAGCCAAGCAGCCCACCGACAGCCTGGTTCTTGCCCTGATCGATGCCGCCGACCGCAACCAACCTCAGTCGGTTTCCCCCTGGAACCGGCGCGTCATCGAGGGGGCAAGTCACCGGGCTTCCATCCTGGGATGCAAGACCGAAGTCTTCTCTCTCCGGAAGGATTCCATGACCGAGGAACGGATCAACCAGATCATCCTCGCGCGGGGAATCCAGGGCGTCCTCGTCCTGTCCATGCCCAATCCATTGTCGGAGCTGAAACTGGACTTCGATCAGTTCTCCCTTGCCACCATCGCCTACAGTCTGCGCCACCCGCGCCTCCATCGGGTCTGCGCCGATCATGGCCGCGGGATGAGGCTCGCCCTCAAGAAAGTGACCGATCTCGGATACAACCGCGTCGGGCTCTACAGCGATCGGGAAACTGAATTGCGGGTCAATCACCAGATGCTGGCTTCACACTACTGGTACAACCAACAGATACCCGAGGAATTCCGGATTCCTCCGCTGGTCTCCGATTTCTACGCCAAAGATGAGTTTGATGCCTGGTTCGACCGGTGGAAGCCGGACGCGATCATTTCCCCGCGCGACTTCGTCGTGACCTGGTTGAATGAACGGGGAGTCAAGGTGCCGGAGGAAGTCGGTTTCGCTTCCCTCAATCTGACCGAGGGCGGCTTGCCGGCCTCCGGCTGGAACCAGCGGCCGGACCTGCAGGGAGAAGCCGCCGTCGAAACCATCATGGACCAGCTCAATCGCAATGAACGCGGCATCCCGGAGAATCCCAAGACAATCCTCCTCGAAGGCGAGTGGACGGAAGGCCCGACCCTCGTGAGCAAACCCCGGCCCGGTCTCGGGCGTCTCGGGAAACTCTTCATCTCGGTCTGA
- a CDS encoding 5-(carboxyamino)imidazole ribonucleotide synthase: MIQPGRTIGIFGGGQLGRMSGIAARRMGFGLSIFEPAPACPAAAVADRVFTAPYEDEEALESFLKSADVLTYEFENIPASTVRFAAARRALHPSAEILHICQNREREKNFLRRAGIPHAPFQVVANAAELTRALETIGFPCVLKTADFGYDGKGQIKIPAPPDDPEALWKEFNAPRGVLEAWIPFERELSVIVARNPQGQTAVFPLSENIHTDHILDLSIVPARVDAGIARDTVELARTIADALDLTGLLAVELFQTETGALLVNELAPRPHNSGHFTFDACVTSQFEQHVRSVCGLPLGSTDLLRPVVMVNILGQAWSRGEPNWSVLLAEPGLKLHLYGKGEARTGRKMGHFSVLAESVDLALKKALSLRPVVFPAARPPHEHSPASSIHS; this comes from the coding sequence ATGATCCAACCCGGCAGGACGATCGGCATTTTCGGAGGCGGCCAGTTGGGCCGGATGTCCGGGATCGCGGCGCGGCGGATGGGCTTCGGCCTTTCCATCTTCGAGCCGGCTCCGGCTTGCCCGGCCGCCGCTGTGGCGGACCGGGTGTTCACCGCACCCTACGAAGACGAGGAGGCGCTTGAATCCTTCCTGAAGAGTGCCGACGTCCTGACCTACGAGTTTGAGAATATCCCCGCATCCACCGTGCGCTTCGCCGCCGCCCGCCGGGCGCTCCATCCGTCCGCCGAGATCCTTCATATCTGCCAGAACCGGGAACGGGAAAAAAACTTCCTCCGCCGCGCCGGCATTCCTCACGCTCCCTTTCAGGTGGTCGCCAACGCCGCCGAGCTGACCCGGGCTCTGGAAACGATCGGCTTTCCCTGTGTCCTGAAGACCGCCGATTTCGGCTACGACGGAAAGGGTCAGATCAAGATTCCGGCGCCCCCGGACGACCCCGAAGCGCTCTGGAAGGAGTTCAACGCCCCGCGCGGCGTGTTGGAGGCCTGGATTCCCTTTGAACGGGAACTCTCCGTAATCGTGGCCCGCAACCCGCAGGGACAAACCGCCGTTTTTCCCCTCTCCGAGAATATCCACACCGACCATATTCTGGATCTCTCGATCGTCCCGGCCCGGGTAGACGCGGGCATCGCCCGGGACACGGTCGAACTCGCCCGGACGATCGCCGACGCCCTCGATCTGACCGGCCTCCTGGCCGTCGAGCTCTTTCAAACGGAGACCGGCGCTCTCCTGGTCAACGAACTCGCGCCCCGTCCCCACAATTCCGGCCACTTCACCTTCGATGCCTGTGTCACCAGCCAATTTGAGCAGCATGTCCGCTCCGTCTGCGGACTCCCGCTCGGCTCGACCGACCTGCTGCGCCCGGTCGTCATGGTGAACATTCTCGGCCAGGCATGGTCCCGGGGCGAACCCAATTGGTCCGTTCTGTTGGCCGAGCCCGGATTGAAACTGCACCTTTACGGGAAAGGCGAAGCCCGGACGGGCCGGAAAATGGGACACTTCAGCGTTCTGGCCGAGTCCGTCGATCTCGCCCTGAAAAAAGCGCTTTCGCTGCGACCGGTCGTCTTTCCGGCCGCCCGTCCCCCCCACGAACACTCACCCGCTTCTTCGATCCATTCCTGA
- the purE gene encoding 5-(carboxyamino)imidazole ribonucleotide mutase, whose translation MTEESSLPKVGVIMGSTSDWSTMKHVTDVLDAFAVPYEKEVVSAHRTPGKLYEYARTASTRGLKCIVAGAGGAAHLPGMAASMTTLPVLGVPVESAALKGMDSLLSIVQMPGGIPVATFAIGKAGARNAGLYAVAILALGDPGLAERLAAFRRDQTDTVLKARLD comes from the coding sequence ATGACCGAAGAGAGCAGCCTGCCCAAGGTGGGGGTGATCATGGGAAGCACCTCCGACTGGAGCACGATGAAGCACGTGACCGATGTCCTCGATGCCTTCGCCGTTCCTTATGAGAAAGAGGTCGTCAGCGCGCATCGCACTCCCGGGAAACTGTATGAGTACGCCCGGACCGCCTCCACCCGGGGACTGAAGTGCATCGTGGCGGGAGCCGGCGGAGCCGCCCACCTTCCCGGCATGGCAGCCTCCATGACCACCCTTCCCGTTCTCGGCGTCCCGGTCGAATCCGCAGCGCTCAAGGGCATGGATTCACTCCTCTCCATCGTCCAGATGCCCGGAGGCATTCCGGTGGCGACCTTCGCCATCGGCAAGGCGGGTGCCCGGAATGCCGGCCTCTACGCCGTGGCCATTCTCGCTCTCGGTGATCCCGGTCTCGCCGAACGGCTGGCCGCCTTCCGGCGGGATCAGACAGATACCGTCCTCAAGGCACGACTCGATTGA
- a CDS encoding sulfite exporter TauE/SafE family protein produces MDPPLATLLLILLIVSVTHFLGSFAAYGSSLLAMPFFMAATGDLEFSIGVLMLMGGVQSAVILRHNSAFIDWRKLGLICGGMILGAPIGVLLVESLPRREILLVLGGVLILSGLLGLFHQTERHRTWPAWLNFLVLMGAGAVHGAFASGGSVLILYARNAFTQKETFRATLAAVWICINALLLIRLAWSGQFQMRVLPAAAMATLVVMGAGLAAERLVARFSHRAFMILISLLLLLSGLVTLFRAA; encoded by the coding sequence GTGGATCCACCCCTGGCGACGCTTCTGCTGATTCTGCTCATCGTGTCGGTGACGCACTTTCTGGGTTCTTTCGCCGCCTACGGGTCCAGTCTGCTCGCGATGCCATTTTTCATGGCGGCGACGGGGGACCTGGAGTTCTCCATCGGTGTGCTCATGCTGATGGGAGGAGTCCAGTCTGCGGTCATCCTCCGGCACAACTCCGCGTTCATCGACTGGAGGAAGCTGGGGCTGATCTGTGGGGGAATGATACTCGGGGCGCCGATCGGAGTTCTTCTGGTGGAATCTCTTCCCCGCCGTGAGATTCTCCTGGTGCTCGGCGGTGTCCTCATTCTCTCGGGCCTGCTCGGACTCTTTCACCAGACCGAGCGGCACCGAACCTGGCCGGCCTGGTTGAATTTCCTGGTCTTGATGGGGGCAGGTGCCGTTCACGGAGCGTTCGCTTCGGGGGGCAGTGTCCTCATTCTCTACGCGCGGAATGCCTTCACGCAGAAGGAGACCTTTCGGGCGACCCTGGCGGCGGTCTGGATCTGCATCAATGCCCTGCTGCTGATCAGGCTCGCCTGGAGCGGTCAGTTTCAGATGCGGGTGCTGCCGGCGGCCGCCATGGCGACTCTCGTGGTCATGGGTGCGGGCCTGGCGGCCGAAAGGCTGGTGGCGCGTTTCTCGCATCGGGCGTTCATGATCCTGATTTCGCTGCTCCTCCTGCTCTCCGGTCTGGTGACCCTGTTTCGCGCGGCGTGA
- a CDS encoding peptidylprolyl isomerase — protein sequence MQPDVISFSYILRDQQGEILDSSSADSPITFLTGAGTIIEGLETPLIKTPLNVRKEVIVKAARAYGERDERMIQTVERDALPVEEISVGDQFQAGEDHHAPIVRVVAIEGNKVTLDANHPLAGQDLFFEVEVLSRRPATESEISHGHVHGPGGHHHH from the coding sequence ATGCAACCTGACGTCATCTCCTTCAGCTACATTCTCCGCGATCAGCAGGGTGAAATCCTTGACTCATCATCCGCCGATTCACCGATCACCTTCCTGACCGGAGCCGGGACCATCATCGAGGGTCTCGAGACTCCCCTGATCAAGACGCCGCTGAACGTCCGCAAGGAGGTCATCGTCAAAGCTGCCCGCGCCTATGGGGAACGTGATGAACGGATGATCCAGACGGTCGAGCGCGATGCCCTTCCGGTCGAGGAAATCAGTGTCGGCGATCAGTTCCAGGCGGGGGAGGATCATCATGCCCCGATCGTCCGCGTGGTGGCGATCGAAGGCAACAAGGTGACCCTCGACGCCAATCACCCCCTGGCCGGCCAGGATCTGTTCTTTGAAGTCGAAGTGCTCTCGCGGCGTCCCGCGACCGAGTCCGAGATCTCCCATGGCCATGTTCACGGACCCGGCGGACATCACCACCACTGA
- a CDS encoding sulfotransferase: MSESPVVIVTGIEHSGTTLLAELLLQHPGLAGGFEGGLLLASEPARFPEIDPWYEWMMDSVEAGYWGIPESLIHRVCQADNWRAAYEAIRETSPLFRGRTSRLLDKTPAYQACLPRVMARAPAGTPCLVIEKTPVDLWRSFRKRTTFADFEERRRHYHQSWREAQETCGNQLLRIRYETLCQDLEGELERAFRFIGLESPAAFARMADSVRDRFEHDRALPLPQEELDRVKRLADELRIDSGFSRQA, translated from the coding sequence ATGTCCGAATCCCCCGTCGTCATTGTCACCGGCATCGAGCATTCGGGTACCACGCTGCTTGCCGAATTGCTGCTTCAGCATCCGGGACTCGCAGGGGGATTTGAGGGAGGACTGCTCCTGGCATCGGAGCCGGCACGGTTTCCTGAGATTGATCCCTGGTATGAATGGATGATGGACTCGGTTGAGGCGGGTTATTGGGGCATCCCGGAATCGCTGATCCACCGCGTCTGCCAGGCCGACAATTGGAGGGCGGCCTACGAGGCGATCCGCGAAACATCGCCCCTGTTCAGGGGGCGCACTTCGCGACTGCTTGACAAGACTCCGGCCTATCAGGCCTGTCTTCCCCGGGTCATGGCCAGGGCACCGGCCGGAACTCCGTGTCTGGTGATCGAGAAGACCCCGGTCGATCTCTGGCGTTCGTTCCGAAAGCGCACGACCTTCGCCGACTTTGAAGAGCGCCGGCGTCACTACCACCAGTCCTGGAGGGAGGCTCAGGAGACCTGCGGCAACCAGTTGCTCCGGATCCGATACGAGACACTCTGCCAGGATCTGGAAGGGGAACTGGAGCGGGCCTTCCGATTCATCGGATTGGAGAGCCCCGCTGCCTTTGCGCGCATGGCGGACAGCGTTCGTGACCGTTTTGAGCACGACAGGGCACTTCCACTCCCGCAGGAGGAACTCGATCGGGTGAAGCGACTCGCGGACGAACTGCGTATCGATTCAGGATTTTCGCGGCAGGCTTGA